From Woronichinia naegeliana WA131, the proteins below share one genomic window:
- a CDS encoding amino acid adenylation domain-containing protein: MKVVEFLSYLKGLEIKLWIEEEKLRYQAPKGAMTTEIKAAIAAQKTEILDFLKAAQIPTNTVELEIIPVSRDQDLPLSFAQQRLWFLHQLSPDSHSYNLLEALRLEGTLNLLALEQSLSELIRRHEVLRTTFPMVEGQPIQRIAPPSPVSLPLQDLQDLSTEKQTERLREIAIALSLKPFDLAEESLVQFRLLKLSSQEYVLLLKMHHIIYDGWSLSIFFGELSQLYAAFVQGLPSPLAELSIQYADFAVWQRQWLTGEVLERQLNYWREQLTDAPTVLELPTDYPRPPIPSFRGDGAVFRLDRDLTQRLKQLSQDSGATLFMTLLAAFFVLISRYSGQLDVVVGSPIANRNSSAIEKLMGFFANTLALRGDLSGNPSFLALLERVKQTTLSAYAHQDLPFEMLVERLQLDRDLSRNPLVQVMFSLQNTPQSEGSLSGLKIENLPLPIDTKARFDLEVNFWEVSDRLEAVWCYSTDLFAASTITQMGQHFQNLLTAIAANPSLGIFELRMLSDAERHQLLASWNETQTDYSHYKCIHQLFEEQVERTPDAIAVVFEGQQLTYDELNSRANQLAHYLQSLELKLEDKIGVCIERSPLMVIAILAILKAGAAYVPLDIAYPSERLAFMIENVQCSIILTQNHLSDRLPVNNSQRLVDIESKWESITQYSPENIASKVTPNNLAYIIYTSGSTGTPKGTEVIHRNIIGFIFGVDYVQLDAHQIWLQHSSISWDALTLELWTPLLLGGRCVLYPGNVITPEDLSKIIKEEGVNILWLTCALFNLMIDTMPESLLGVKQLITGGETLSVAHVRRGLALLPKTQIINGYGPSECTVFTCCYPISKQLDENLASIPIGKPIGDRKVYLFDRNLQPVPVGVSGEIHVGGASVARGYLNQLALTREKFISNPFLAGDTLYKTGDLARYLPDGNIEYIGRIDNQVKIRGFRIELGEIEAIIGQNEDVQSACVIVREDNPGDKRLVAYIVPKPGVTITSGDLRQFLTHKLPGYMVPSAFVMLEFLPLTANGKIDRRALQAPSNPKDSDRFIEARNQLELSLVQIWSKVLKIDKIGVRDNFFDLGGHSLLAPYLTTQIKEQFGKEIALTTLFQNPTIEQLATILQTDSDNSSESCLVPIQPNGSKPPFFCVPGAGGRPFYFYHLGRYLGKDQPFYSFENDLYQQLGEITQIEVIASIYIQAIQDLQPQGPYFLGGHSYGGNVVFEMAQQLVKQGQKVALLAIIDSSAPTYKDKQMLLDYINWDHARWLAEVSKGIEIYLDKTVDISYETLQSLTVEEQLKYVLNFFKMANMLPPNAKTTQLENIVQAYKTSCLCLVDYLPKQIYPSKITILRANEDLPDDPNRELVAECSEDLSFGWSEFSTEAVDIHFVLGNHVTIMVEPHVQVLAEELKVCLEQSQVNI; the protein is encoded by the coding sequence GTCATTCCTATAATTTGTTAGAAGCTCTACGGTTAGAAGGAACCCTGAATCTGTTGGCTTTAGAACAAAGTCTCAGTGAACTGATTCGCCGTCACGAAGTTTTAAGAACCACTTTTCCGATGGTAGAAGGGCAACCGATTCAGCGCATTGCTCCCCCTTCACCCGTTAGTTTACCCCTTCAAGATTTACAGGATTTATCAACAGAAAAACAAACAGAGCGTCTGCGGGAAATTGCGATCGCCCTTTCACTCAAACCCTTCGATCTAGCAGAGGAATCATTAGTTCAATTTAGGTTACTTAAACTGAGTTCTCAAGAGTATGTATTGCTGTTGAAGATGCACCATATTATTTACGATGGTTGGTCTCTGAGCATCTTTTTCGGTGAATTATCTCAACTTTATGCGGCCTTTGTCCAGGGTTTACCTTCCCCTCTCGCTGAATTATCTATCCAGTACGCCGATTTTGCGGTGTGGCAACGTCAATGGCTCACAGGTGAAGTCTTGGAGCGTCAACTTAATTACTGGCGAGAACAATTGACCGATGCGCCGACTGTCTTAGAACTGCCGACGGATTATCCCCGTCCCCCTATTCCTAGTTTCCGAGGTGATGGAGCGGTTTTTCGACTGGATCGAGATTTAACGCAACGTCTTAAACAGTTAAGCCAAGATTCAGGGGCAACCCTATTTATGACTTTACTGGCGGCTTTTTTTGTCCTAATTTCTCGTTATAGTGGTCAATTGGATGTGGTGGTGGGTTCTCCGATCGCTAATCGGAATAGTTCCGCGATCGAGAAATTGATGGGCTTTTTTGCGAATACTTTGGCTTTAAGGGGCGATCTATCGGGAAATCCCAGTTTTCTGGCGTTATTAGAGCGAGTAAAGCAAACGACCCTATCAGCCTATGCTCATCAAGATTTGCCCTTTGAAATGTTAGTAGAAAGGTTACAATTAGACCGTGATTTAAGCCGTAATCCTTTGGTACAGGTGATGTTTTCTCTGCAAAATACTCCCCAATCAGAGGGCAGTTTGTCGGGCTTAAAAATCGAGAATTTGCCTTTACCGATTGATACTAAAGCTCGATTTGATTTAGAAGTCAATTTTTGGGAAGTTTCTGATCGTTTAGAGGCGGTTTGGTGCTACAGCACGGATTTATTTGCTGCCAGCACTATTACCCAAATGGGGCAACATTTTCAAAATCTCTTAACCGCGATCGCCGCTAATCCCAGCCTCGGAATTTTTGAGTTACGGATGTTGAGTGATGCAGAACGTCATCAACTGTTGGCATCGTGGAACGAAACTCAAACAGATTATTCCCATTATAAATGTATTCATCAGTTATTTGAGGAACAGGTAGAACGCACCCCTGATGCGATCGCAGTGGTTTTTGAAGGTCAACAACTGACTTACGATGAATTGAATAGTCGTGCAAATCAATTAGCCCATTATTTACAATCTTTGGAGCTTAAATTAGAGGACAAGATCGGGGTTTGTATTGAAAGATCTCCTTTAATGGTAATAGCAATTTTAGCCATTCTTAAAGCAGGGGCAGCTTATGTTCCTCTAGATATTGCTTATCCCTCAGAAAGATTGGCTTTCATGATCGAAAATGTACAATGTTCTATTATCCTCACTCAAAACCATTTATCTGATCGACTCCCAGTTAATAACAGTCAAAGGCTGGTAGATATTGAGTCAAAATGGGAAAGTATTACCCAATATTCGCCAGAAAATATCGCAAGTAAAGTTACTCCAAACAACTTAGCCTACATTATCTATACATCAGGTTCGACGGGAACCCCCAAAGGAACGGAAGTCATCCATCGTAACATCATCGGTTTTATATTTGGGGTTGATTATGTCCAGCTTGATGCTCACCAAATTTGGCTACAACATTCCTCAATTTCTTGGGATGCCTTAACCCTAGAATTATGGACTCCCTTACTTTTGGGGGGGCGTTGTGTGCTTTATCCTGGTAATGTTATTACACCTGAAGACCTGAGTAAAATTATCAAAGAAGAAGGGGTGAACATTCTCTGGCTAACTTGCGCGTTATTTAATCTAATGATTGACACAATGCCAGAATCTTTATTAGGCGTTAAACAACTAATAACTGGTGGAGAAACTCTGTCTGTTGCTCATGTTCGTCGCGGTTTAGCCTTATTACCTAAAACCCAAATTATTAATGGTTATGGCCCATCAGAATGTACTGTATTTACCTGTTGTTATCCTATTTCTAAACAACTAGATGAAAATCTAGCTTCTATTCCCATTGGGAAACCCATTGGAGACAGAAAAGTTTACTTGTTTGATCGCAATTTACAACCAGTACCAGTTGGAGTTTCTGGGGAAATTCATGTAGGAGGAGCGAGTGTCGCCAGGGGTTATTTAAATCAGTTAGCTTTGACCCGTGAAAAGTTTATTTCTAATCCCTTTTTGGCAGGGGATACCCTTTATAAAACGGGAGATTTAGCTCGTTATTTGCCTGATGGTAATATTGAATATATCGGGCGGATTGACAATCAGGTGAAAATTCGCGGTTTTCGCATTGAATTGGGGGAAATTGAGGCTATAATCGGTCAAAATGAAGATGTACAGTCGGCTTGTGTGATTGTTCGTGAAGACAATCCAGGAGACAAGCGGTTAGTTGCCTACATTGTGCCAAAACCAGGGGTGACAATCACAAGTGGCGATTTGCGTCAGTTCCTGACCCATAAATTGCCTGGTTACATGGTTCCGAGTGCCTTTGTGATGCTGGAATTTTTGCCCTTAACCGCTAACGGAAAAATTGATCGCCGTGCGTTACAGGCTCCTAGTAACCCCAAAGATTCAGACAGATTCATTGAAGCGCGTAATCAGTTAGAATTAAGCTTAGTACAAATTTGGTCAAAAGTTTTAAAAATCGACAAAATTGGCGTTCGGGATAACTTTTTTGACCTTGGTGGTCACTCCCTTTTGGCTCCCTATTTAACGACCCAAATTAAAGAACAGTTTGGCAAAGAAATTGCCTTAACAACACTGTTTCAAAACCCAACTATTGAACAGTTAGCGACCATTCTCCAAACCGATTCAGATAACTCTAGTGAGTCTTGTTTAGTCCCCATTCAACCCAATGGTTCCAAGCCACCTTTTTTCTGTGTTCCAGGGGCTGGAGGACGACCCTTTTATTTTTACCATCTAGGACGTTATTTAGGAAAAGATCAGCCTTTTTATAGTTTTGAAAATGATCTCTATCAACAGTTGGGAGAAATCACTCAGATTGAGGTGATCGCTAGTATTTATATTCAAGCCATCCAAGATTTACAGCCCCAAGGCCCTTACTTTTTAGGGGGACATTCCTATGGGGGCAATGTGGTTTTTGAAATGGCTCAACAGTTAGTTAAGCAGGGTCAAAAAGTGGCATTACTAGCCATCATTGATTCCTCAGCCCCAACTTATAAAGATAAGCAAATGTTGCTTGATTATATTAATTGGGATCATGCGAGGTGGTTAGCGGAAGTAAGCAAAGGTATAGAAATTTATTTAGATAAAACTGTAGATATTTCCTATGAAACCCTTCAATCCTTGACTGTGGAGGAACAATTAAAATACGTTTTAAACTTTTTTAAAATGGCGAATATGCTTCCTCCTAATGCGAAAACTACGCAACTTGAAAATATTGTACAAGCCTATAAAACTAGCTGTTTATGTTTAGTTGATTATCTCCCTAAACAAATTTATCCCAGCAAAATTACGATTCTACGCGCTAACGAGGATTTACCCGATGATCCCAATCGTGAGTTAGTTGCTGAGTGTTCTGAGGATTTATCCTTCGGCTGGAGTGAGTTTTCTACGGAAGCAGTGGATATTCATTTTGTACTGGGTAATCATGTTACCATTATGGTGGAACCCCATGTCCAGGTTTTAGCCGAAGAGCTAAAAGTTTGCCTTGAGCAGTCACAAGTAAACATTTAA